In Iodobacter fluviatilis, one DNA window encodes the following:
- a CDS encoding pilus assembly PilX family protein has protein sequence MKTPIYQQGIAALAVTLILTLIATIFVLSANKNSYIFQKASVNHYQQTQAFEAAEAGAQATLLQMRRDIEAINANPNYDGIILKKIQSAPPPAPGTNNCGWDTVIVNSDSYDYSEQFKKNNYLFSKKTVSLFQKIGSLEINADNTAWRSSVDLKNGIVSSEGCADESSDQSPFCADARSDQTAAVVRRGFDIPRKAEFNPKKIALTIKGYVDMSGSMTLDPNSGQPKPLCNVSSGGEFGYWGAPLSPDSTHNTPLSALSNAQLFSAVFGMSPAEFKQQATQINPTDSSGIVSSCPAATGLIWINGDFIPPKNCAIGSSYPRFAPAIVVVGGTGSNALTAGGTGGNMVSDSLLINGMLFTNHFSGNIQVLGAMAVNGNIEGALNGIFDNTPGDCVYGLCAQKPGTGSTGSINVAYDERMFIGANAGGNLSGNKLGSWHDFCKEGKC, from the coding sequence ATGAAAACCCCCATTTATCAGCAAGGCATTGCCGCATTGGCCGTGACCCTTATCCTGACTTTAATCGCCACTATTTTTGTTTTATCCGCTAACAAAAACAGCTATATCTTTCAAAAAGCATCGGTTAATCACTATCAGCAAACTCAAGCTTTTGAAGCTGCAGAAGCAGGCGCACAGGCAACGCTATTACAAATGCGCCGCGATATTGAGGCCATTAACGCCAATCCAAATTACGACGGCATCATTTTAAAGAAAATACAATCAGCCCCTCCTCCTGCGCCAGGTACAAATAACTGTGGCTGGGATACGGTCATCGTAAATAGTGATTCCTACGATTATTCTGAGCAATTCAAAAAAAATAATTATCTGTTTTCAAAAAAAACCGTCAGCCTTTTTCAAAAAATTGGCTCGCTGGAAATCAATGCTGACAACACGGCCTGGCGCAGCAGCGTGGATTTAAAAAATGGCATCGTCAGCAGCGAAGGCTGCGCCGATGAAAGCAGCGATCAGAGCCCTTTTTGCGCGGATGCACGTAGCGATCAAACCGCCGCCGTCGTAAGACGGGGCTTTGACATTCCGCGCAAAGCCGAATTTAATCCCAAGAAAATAGCCCTCACCATCAAGGGATACGTGGATATGAGCGGCAGCATGACGCTGGATCCGAACTCAGGTCAGCCCAAGCCGCTGTGCAATGTTTCCAGCGGCGGGGAATTTGGCTATTGGGGCGCGCCGCTCAGCCCGGACAGCACTCATAACACCCCCTTATCGGCCCTGAGCAATGCCCAGCTTTTTAGCGCTGTCTTTGGAATGAGCCCAGCAGAATTTAAACAACAAGCCACACAAATTAATCCAACCGACAGCAGCGGCATAGTCAGCAGCTGCCCGGCCGCCACGGGGCTAATTTGGATTAATGGTGATTTCATCCCGCCAAAAAACTGCGCCATTGGCAGCAGCTATCCCCGTTTTGCCCCCGCCATTGTGGTGGTTGGCGGCACGGGCAGCAATGCACTTACAGCAGGGGGAACAGGCGGCAATATGGTATCGGACAGCCTATTGATTAACGGCATGCTGTTTACAAATCATTTTAGCGGCAACATTCAGGTATTAGGAGCAATGGCCGTAAATGGCAATATTGAAGGTGCTTTAAATGGCATTTTCGACAATACGCCGGGCGACTGTGTATATGGCCTGTGCGCGCAAAAACCTGGCACCGGATCAACCGGATCGATTAACGTTGCATACGATGAGCGCATGTTTATTGGTGCGAATGCCGGCGGCAATCTGAGTGGCAATAAGCTGGGTAGCTGGCATGACTTCTGCAAGGAAGGAAAATGCTAA
- a CDS encoding PilW family protein — protein sequence MHLKLHTQQGLSLIEMMLATAMGLLLLAGISSLSLSNLFTSTDTQRSIILQQDTQAMLSLISRDLRRAGYHPDDNQISEMRKIWIINTAGQSCVLFRYHNPDFPDKNTHGFQFTASDKAGNFVNMLTSNNASSCNDGQWQPLNSPRNILITQFKITPQYSLEKAGNTVKTVINSLDIDLEATDNAGKFKAHLNQNVQLRNRPFLQE from the coding sequence ATGCATTTAAAACTTCATACCCAGCAGGGTTTATCTTTAATTGAAATGATGCTGGCCACCGCCATGGGGCTATTGCTGCTTGCCGGTATTTCCAGCTTATCACTCAGCAATTTATTCACCAGCACAGACACTCAGCGCAGTATTATTTTGCAGCAGGATACCCAAGCCATGCTGTCTTTGATCAGCCGCGATCTGCGCCGTGCAGGCTATCATCCTGATGACAATCAGATCAGTGAAATGCGAAAAATATGGATTATTAATACAGCGGGGCAAAGCTGCGTTTTATTTCGCTACCATAATCCGGATTTCCCTGATAAAAACACCCATGGTTTTCAATTTACAGCATCAGATAAAGCAGGCAATTTTGTGAATATGCTGACCTCAAACAACGCCAGCAGCTGCAATGATGGCCAGTGGCAGCCCCTGAACAGCCCACGCAATATCCTCATTACTCAATTTAAAATCACACCTCAATATTCGCTTGAAAAAGCAGGCAATACAGTAAAAACGGTGATCAACAGCTTAGATATTGATTTAGAAGCCACAGATAATGCGGGAAAATTCAAAGCACATCTGAATCAGAATGTACAATTACGCAATCGCCCTTTTTTACAAGAATAA
- a CDS encoding pilus assembly FimT family protein yields MRKHLAFSLIELMVTLIVLGIILSIAIPGFTGMLQRYRLQSAVLEAQNDWLFARSTAVKFGGAHSPAVFYVAKRTSNQNWSLQICTVTPCGEGSTLLRQQKSEEHRGVELSSLSDALKENKFHNYNGLPDFTQQQFIQFQSGKYQLQLQITATGLSTLCRPKGSIVFGKYAECI; encoded by the coding sequence ATGCGTAAACACCTCGCTTTTAGCTTAATCGAATTAATGGTCACCCTGATTGTGCTGGGCATTATCCTGAGCATCGCCATCCCCGGCTTTACCGGCATGTTGCAGCGCTATCGTTTGCAAAGCGCTGTTTTAGAAGCACAAAACGATTGGTTGTTTGCCCGCAGTACAGCGGTTAAATTTGGCGGTGCACACAGCCCCGCTGTTTTTTATGTGGCTAAACGCACGAGCAATCAAAACTGGTCTTTGCAAATTTGTACTGTTACCCCCTGCGGTGAAGGCAGCACCCTACTGCGCCAGCAAAAATCAGAAGAGCATAGAGGGGTTGAATTAAGCTCATTGAGTGATGCATTAAAAGAAAATAAATTCCATAATTACAATGGCCTGCCTGATTTTACGCAGCAGCAGTTTATTCAATTTCAATCCGGAAAATACCAGCTGCAATTACAAATTACCGCAACCGGCTTATCCACCCTATGCCGCCCCAAGGGCAGCATAGTTTTCGGAAAATATGCGGAATGCATTTAA